Below is a genomic region from Corallococcus caeni.
CCCCACGAAAGGAACCGGACATGGCCCCCTGGCGCCTCCGGGTGCGCTGGTTTCGGACCGGCGGCGTGACCGTCTTCGCCATCCTGTCAGCCAGCGGCTGCGCGCTGGGCCCGGCGGATGAATTCGGGCCACAGGTGACGTCGAGCTCGACGCCCCTGGACAACCCCATGTCCCAGTTCCGGGAGGTGCTGGCTCCCTACGGCACCTGGATGAACCTGCCGGACGTCGGCTGGGTCTGGCACCCGGATCCGAACGTCGTCGGCGCGGACTTCGTCCCCTACACCACCGGTGGCCGGTGGGTGTCCAGCGATTGGGGATGGACCTTCGAGAGTGATTGGGATTGGGGCCAGGCGCCCTTCCACTATGGCCGGTGGTTCACCGAGCCGTCGGCGGGTTGGGTGTGGTGGCCCGACAGTGAGTGGGCGCCGGCCTGGGTGGATTGGCGATGGGGGGATGGCCTCGTTGGCTGGCAGCCCCTCGCGCCGCCGGGCATCAGCACCGGGTTGAGCTGGACCTTCGTGGGTGCGAACGACTTCGTGCGGCCGGACGTGGGCACGCATCGCCTCCCGGACTCGCGGGTCCAGGAGCTGATGCGCCAGACGCAGCCCGTGGGCGAGCACGTGGTGGCCCGCGAGGGATACTGGAACCGGGGGCCGGAGCCGAAGGAGGTCGCGCGTGTCACCGGCCAGGAGGTTCCGCGCGCGAAGCCGATGACGCCGCCCACGGGCCAACCTCCGCGTGCGCAGGCCGCGAGCCCGGAAGGCGTCCAGGCGCCGTGAGTCCGCGGCGTCGGAGCGTCCAGCGGGCCAACACGCTAGATCCTCACACCGCCGCCGGTGACAGGGCCGCGGTCCTCGTGAAAAAGTTGACCAGGAGAGCGGCCGCCA
It encodes:
- a CDS encoding DUF6600 domain-containing protein — protein: MAPWRLRVRWFRTGGVTVFAILSASGCALGPADEFGPQVTSSSTPLDNPMSQFREVLAPYGTWMNLPDVGWVWHPDPNVVGADFVPYTTGGRWVSSDWGWTFESDWDWGQAPFHYGRWFTEPSAGWVWWPDSEWAPAWVDWRWGDGLVGWQPLAPPGISTGLSWTFVGANDFVRPDVGTHRLPDSRVQELMRQTQPVGEHVVAREGYWNRGPEPKEVARVTGQEVPRAKPMTPPTGQPPRAQAASPEGVQAP